From a single Desulfobacterales bacterium genomic region:
- a CDS encoding CatB-related O-acetyltransferase, translating to MKKIIIKLISKIVVRVVKWYSAVSIDDSNIYNDTNGFSPGTIIRITKWGKYSSCNSDSIVVRATIGNYSMISHHVTIGPRDHIFTNFSIHDAIYSKTKEHLYNTGIWDNMYRVKIGHDVWIGSYSIVLRGVEIGNGAIVGAGSVVTKSIPAYAFVAGNPARIIRYRFSEEQIRKLESLKWFEWDLDKILEEKDSLEKLVGFKLSNFIARENTRREYLSS from the coding sequence ATGAAAAAAATCATAATAAAGTTGATATCAAAAATTGTGGTTCGGGTCGTGAAATGGTATTCGGCCGTCTCGATTGATGATTCAAATATATATAATGATACGAACGGTTTCTCGCCCGGCACGATAATTAGAATTACAAAGTGGGGGAAGTATTCATCATGCAACAGCGACAGTATCGTCGTCAGGGCAACGATCGGCAACTATTCGATGATTTCCCACCATGTGACCATTGGTCCGCGCGATCATATATTCACAAATTTCTCAATTCATGATGCCATCTATTCAAAAACAAAAGAACATTTATATAATACCGGTATATGGGACAACATGTATCGTGTCAAGATCGGCCATGATGTATGGATCGGATCTTATTCGATTGTTTTACGCGGGGTAGAGATCGGCAACGGTGCAATCGTCGGTGCCGGGAGCGTGGTAACCAAATCGATTCCCGCCTATGCCTTTGTTGCCGGTAATCCCGCCAGGATTATAAGGTATCGTTTCAGTGAAGAACAGATTCGCAAGCTGGAGTCTCTCAAATGGTTTGAGTGGGATCTGGACAAAATTTTAGAGGAAAAGGATTCCTTGGAGAAACTGGTGGGTTTTAAACTATCGAATTTTATCGCCAGAGAAAATACCAGAAGAGAATATCTCTCTTCATGA
- the msbA gene encoding lipid A export permease/ATP-binding protein MsbA — protein sequence MNNKELLKRLYSFILPYRARLLLAMVSMVLVAGTSAAQAYLVKPLLDEIFVNKNSLMLNLLPIALILVFLVKGVFYYLYSVTLDTVGQSIIRDLRKKIYVHIHSLPVAFFHKTPTGELISRVISDVTLIQGAVSRVMVGVLKDLFQVFALVGVVFYLDWKMALMAMFFLPLAIIPVAYFGRMFRQLSRNNQQTVALISNNLHETIVGHRIVKAFGMERYEIGRFAKLVDRLFSIIIRNVKINSLQHPVMELFGGVGIGVVIWFGGHQVLSGTSTPGTFFSFMTALIMIYDPIKSVSNINASLQQGFAAAERVFQLLDVKPDIVDCPGALSLPPFEKKIEFDRVNFSYDGKTRVLDDLNLTIRAGEVVAFVGPSGGGKTTLVNLIPRFFDVTSGAIRIDGHDIRKVTFKSLRRNIGIVSQETILFNDTVRNNIAYGDLTRSEDEIVAAARAANALDFIHELPEGFDTMIGESGARLSGGQRQRLSIARALLKNAPILILDEATSALDTESEREVQNALENLMKDRTTFVIAHRLSTIRNADRIIVIQGGRISEQGTHDQLMAMNGLYARLQNMQEVLS from the coding sequence ATGAACAATAAAGAACTGCTCAAACGTCTTTACTCATTTATACTCCCCTACCGGGCAAGGCTTTTACTGGCCATGGTCAGCATGGTGCTGGTCGCCGGCACCAGCGCGGCCCAGGCCTATCTGGTCAAGCCGCTGCTTGACGAGATATTTGTCAATAAAAACAGCTTAATGCTCAATCTGCTGCCGATCGCCCTGATTCTGGTGTTCCTGGTCAAGGGGGTCTTTTACTACCTCTACTCAGTGACCCTGGACACTGTTGGCCAGTCCATTATCCGCGATCTGCGCAAAAAGATATATGTGCACATCCATTCCCTGCCGGTTGCCTTTTTCCACAAGACCCCCACCGGCGAACTCATTTCCCGGGTCATCTCCGACGTCACCCTGATCCAGGGGGCCGTGTCCCGGGTCATGGTCGGGGTGCTCAAGGACCTGTTCCAGGTCTTCGCTCTGGTCGGCGTGGTCTTTTACCTGGATTGGAAGATGGCATTGATGGCCATGTTCTTCCTGCCCCTGGCCATCATCCCGGTCGCCTATTTCGGACGCATGTTCCGGCAGTTGAGCCGCAACAACCAGCAGACCGTGGCGCTGATCTCCAACAACCTCCACGAGACCATTGTCGGCCACCGGATCGTCAAGGCATTTGGGATGGAAAGATATGAAATCGGCCGGTTTGCCAAGCTGGTGGACCGGTTGTTCTCCATCATCATCAGGAATGTCAAGATAAACAGCCTGCAGCACCCGGTGATGGAGCTTTTCGGCGGGGTGGGCATCGGGGTGGTGATCTGGTTCGGCGGACACCAGGTGTTGAGCGGCACCTCGACGCCCGGCACCTTTTTTTCCTTTATGACCGCATTGATCATGATCTATGATCCGATCAAGAGCGTGAGCAACATCAACGCCAGTCTGCAACAGGGATTTGCCGCTGCCGAGCGGGTTTTTCAACTGCTCGATGTCAAGCCCGACATTGTCGATTGTCCCGGTGCGCTGAGCCTGCCGCCCTTTGAAAAGAAGATCGAGTTTGACCGGGTCAATTTCAGCTATGACGGCAAGACCAGGGTGCTCGATGATCTGAACCTCACGATCCGGGCCGGCGAGGTGGTCGCCTTTGTCGGGCCCAGCGGCGGCGGCAAGACCACCCTGGTGAACCTGATCCCGAGGTTTTTTGACGTGACCTCCGGCGCGATCCGGATCGACGGCCATGATATCCGCAAGGTGACCTTCAAGTCGCTGCGCCGGAATATCGGTATTGTCTCCCAGGAGACTATCCTGTTCAACGATACGGTGCGCAACAACATCGCTTACGGTGATTTGACCCGTTCCGAGGATGAGATCGTCGCCGCGGCCAGGGCGGCCAATGCCCTGGATTTTATCCACGAGCTTCCGGAGGGTTTTGATACGATGATCGGCGAGTCGGGCGCCCGGCTGTCCGGCGGGCAGCGGCAGCGGCTTTCCATTGCCCGGGCCCTGTTAAAGAATGCGCCGATCCTTATTCTCGACGAGGCCACCTCTGCCCTTGATACCGAGTCGGAGCGCGAGGTGCAGAATGCCCTTGAAAATCTGATGAAAGACCGGACCACCTTTGTCATCGCTCACCGGCTGTCAACGATCAGAAACGCGGACCGGATTATTGTTATCCAGGGTGGAAGGATTTCCGAACAGGGCACCCATGACCAGTTGATGGCGATGAACGGCCTCTATGCCAGATTGCAGAATATGCAAGAGGTGTTGAGCTGA
- the waaC gene encoding lipopolysaccharide heptosyltransferase I — protein MNILIVKTSAIGDVTHTLPALAALRCCYPEARIDWLVEEAAADIVISHPELDRVLVSRRKKWAYDLRHGPRLATLREVWDFIRELRAVSYELIIDFQGLMKSGVLVGLARGGRKVGFGRGMEHAECSYIFLNERVPAVDMDQHALLRELHLLAAIGVPCPEIRYEIPVSEECHQEISDLLASHGVGREETLVAINPMATWETKLWPNDSFAALADRLAADGCRVVFTGSSADRRLIKGIVATMEERAVNLAGMTSLKGLAALYGRAAVVISTDTGPMHIAAAAGVPVVALFGPTAPRRTGPFGDQHRVVRVELDCSPCLKRQCPTQRECMAGISVGQVLTAAREVLALQGDHRRKKVEKDG, from the coding sequence TTGAATATCCTGATTGTCAAGACCAGCGCCATTGGCGATGTCACCCATACCCTGCCGGCCCTGGCTGCCCTGCGTTGTTGTTATCCCGAGGCCCGGATCGACTGGCTGGTGGAGGAGGCGGCCGCGGATATCGTTATCAGCCATCCCGAGCTTGACCGGGTCCTGGTCTCCAGGCGTAAAAAATGGGCGTATGATCTGAGGCACGGGCCGCGGCTGGCAACACTGCGGGAGGTGTGGGATTTCATCAGGGAACTGCGGGCTGTCTCCTATGAGCTGATCATCGATTTCCAGGGCCTGATGAAGAGCGGGGTGCTGGTAGGTCTGGCCCGGGGGGGCCGCAAGGTCGGCTTTGGCCGGGGCATGGAACATGCCGAGTGCAGTTATATTTTTTTAAACGAACGGGTCCCGGCGGTGGACATGGACCAGCATGCCCTGCTCCGGGAGCTTCATTTGCTGGCGGCCATCGGTGTTCCCTGCCCGGAGATCCGTTATGAGATACCGGTTTCCGAGGAGTGCCACCAGGAGATAAGCGACCTGCTCGCCTCCCATGGCGTTGGCAGGGAAGAGACCCTGGTGGCGATAAACCCGATGGCCACCTGGGAGACCAAGCTCTGGCCCAACGACTCCTTTGCCGCATTGGCCGACCGTCTGGCCGCGGATGGGTGCCGGGTGGTCTTCACCGGCAGCAGCGCGGATCGGCGGCTGATCAAGGGGATTGTCGCAACCATGGAGGAGCGGGCGGTTAACCTGGCCGGGATGACCAGCCTGAAGGGGTTGGCCGCCTTGTATGGCCGGGCTGCGGTAGTGATCTCCACTGATACCGGGCCGATGCATATCGCCGCGGCGGCCGGTGTGCCGGTGGTGGCGCTGTTCGGGCCCACCGCTCCCCGGCGCACCGGACCATTCGGTGACCAGCACCGGGTGGTCCGGGTTGAACTGGACTGCAGCCCCTGTTTAAAGAGACAATGTCCGACCCAACGGGAGTGCATGGCCGGGATCAGCGTCGGGCAGGTCCTGACCGCGGCCCGGGAGGTACTGGCCCTGCAAGGCGATCATCGCCGGAAGAAGGTGGAAAAAGATGGATAA
- a CDS encoding HAD family hydrolase: MMRPAVFLDRDGTINEQMGYINHISRFQLLPRVAAAIRLLNEQGVPVVVVTNQSGLARGYFPLELLDAVHGKMEDELAAGGAHLDGIYVCPHHPEGKEPGSRIACDCRKPGTGLLTRAAKELDLDLSRSFVVGDRWSDLKCARACNATPVLVLTGYGRGDHDYIGPREQVQPEHVAEDLYDAVLWILDRLTGRQKTEDR, encoded by the coding sequence ATGATGCGACCGGCGGTTTTTCTGGACCGGGATGGGACCATTAACGAGCAGATGGGATATATCAACCATATATCCCGTTTTCAGTTGTTGCCGCGGGTTGCGGCCGCCATCCGGTTGTTGAACGAGCAGGGGGTCCCGGTGGTGGTGGTGACCAACCAGTCCGGCCTGGCCCGGGGCTATTTCCCGCTGGAGCTGCTGGACGCGGTGCATGGGAAAATGGAGGATGAACTGGCGGCCGGGGGCGCGCATCTGGACGGAATCTATGTCTGTCCCCATCATCCCGAGGGCAAGGAACCGGGGTCCCGGATAGCCTGCGACTGCCGTAAGCCCGGGACCGGACTCCTGACCCGGGCCGCAAAGGAGTTGGATCTGGATCTGTCCCGATCTTTCGTGGTGGGCGACCGCTGGTCCGACCTCAAGTGCGCAAGGGCCTGTAATGCCACCCCGGTGCTGGTGTTGACCGGCTACGGCCGGGGCGACCATGATTACATCGGTCCCAGGGAGCAGGTGCAGCCCGAGCATGTGGCCGAAGACCTGTATGACGCGGTACTCTGGATCCTGGACCGGCTTACCGGAAGACAGAAGACGGAAGACAGATGA
- the waaF gene encoding lipopolysaccharide heptosyltransferase II produces the protein MRKNLTTLNLKKILVRSTNWIGDAIMTTPAVRTIRGNFPKAEITLLALPWVADVFSASPHVDRIFLYEKNGCHQGLRGRRQLIADLRDQGFDLAILLQNAFEAALITFLAGIPNRAGYSTDGRRLFLTHPVVLPKARKKIHQVHYYQGLLADLGLTLGPDDLFLDLSDQDRHWAQGFVAALADRPSGEKRLLIGLNPGAAYGPAKRWPAEKFARLADLVARELDGQLLVFGTAADRQTAAVIVAAAPGHVVDLTGRTSLGQVMALIEQCRVFVTNDSGLMHVAAALATPTAAIFGSTNPVTTGPYSDTSLVIRKEIPCSPCLKTHCRKENFRCMTGISSPEVLEAIKKLLLRTGTEGGS, from the coding sequence ATGAGAAAAAACCTGACCACCCTGAACCTGAAAAAGATATTGGTCCGTTCCACCAACTGGATCGGCGACGCGATCATGACCACCCCGGCGGTACGCACCATCCGGGGGAACTTCCCCAAGGCCGAGATAACCCTGCTGGCCCTGCCGTGGGTGGCCGATGTCTTCAGCGCCAGCCCCCATGTGGACCGCATTTTCCTTTATGAGAAAAACGGTTGCCATCAAGGGCTCAGGGGCCGGCGGCAACTGATCGCTGACTTGCGTGACCAGGGCTTTGATCTGGCCATCCTGCTGCAGAACGCCTTTGAGGCGGCCCTGATAACCTTTCTGGCCGGGATCCCCAACCGGGCCGGTTACAGCACCGACGGCCGCCGGCTTTTTCTTACCCATCCGGTGGTATTGCCCAAGGCCAGAAAAAAGATCCACCAGGTTCATTATTACCAGGGGTTGCTCGCGGACCTTGGCCTGACGCTGGGACCGGACGACCTTTTTCTTGATCTCTCCGACCAGGACCGACATTGGGCCCAGGGTTTTGTCGCCGCGCTTGCTGATCGCCCATCCGGTGAAAAGCGGCTGCTGATCGGATTGAACCCCGGTGCTGCCTACGGCCCGGCCAAGCGCTGGCCAGCGGAAAAGTTCGCCCGCCTCGCCGATCTTGTTGCCAGGGAACTGGATGGCCAGCTGCTGGTCTTCGGTACTGCGGCGGACCGGCAAACAGCCGCTGTCATTGTTGCGGCGGCGCCGGGACATGTCGTTGATCTGACCGGCAGGACCAGCCTGGGGCAGGTCATGGCCCTGATCGAGCAGTGCCGGGTATTCGTGACCAACGATTCCGGGTTGATGCATGTCGCTGCGGCCCTGGCCACCCCGACCGCAGCGATATTCGGCTCCACCAACCCGGTGACCACCGGCCCTTATTCGGACACCAGCCTGGTGATCCGCAAGGAAATTCCCTGCAGCCCCTGCTTGAAGACCCATTGCCGGAAAGAGAATTTCCGTTGTATGACCGGGATATCCAGTCCCGAGGTGCTGGAGGCGATAAAAAAACTGCTCTTGCGGACAGGGACAGAGGGAGGATCATGA
- the rfaD gene encoding ADP-glyceromanno-heptose 6-epimerase, which yields MYIVTGGAGFIGSNIVKALNDRGHTDILVVDNLKNGVKFRNIVDCEILDYMDKEDFIEMIRADWSLPAPVRAIFHEGACSDTTEWDGSYIMANNYQYSKSLLHYCLSKKIPYLYASSASVYGSGKVFQEERQYESPLNMYAYSKFLFDQYVRRLLPEAESQVAGFRYFNVYGPREAHKKTMSSVAFHLNGQLNRGENPRLFKGTDGYGNGEQRRDFIYVGDVVGVNLWFLDNPDRSGIFNVGTGRSQPFNDVARAVIAYHGRGEIEYIPFPEHLQGKYQNFTEAEIGRLREIGYDAPFRTVEQGVAEYLTWLNEIDSPAHF from the coding sequence ATGTATATCGTCACCGGCGGCGCCGGTTTTATCGGCAGCAATATCGTCAAGGCCTTGAACGACCGCGGCCATACCGACATCCTGGTGGTCGACAACCTTAAGAACGGGGTGAAGTTCCGCAATATCGTTGACTGTGAGATCCTCGATTACATGGACAAGGAGGATTTCATCGAGATGATCCGGGCCGACTGGTCGTTGCCGGCACCGGTGCGGGCGATTTTCCATGAGGGCGCCTGCTCGGATACCACCGAATGGGATGGCAGCTACATCATGGCCAATAACTACCAATACTCGAAAAGCCTGCTCCACTACTGCCTGAGTAAAAAAATTCCCTATCTCTATGCCTCGTCGGCCTCGGTCTACGGCAGCGGCAAGGTGTTTCAAGAGGAGCGGCAATACGAGTCGCCGCTCAACATGTACGCCTACTCCAAGTTCCTTTTCGACCAGTATGTGCGCCGGCTTCTGCCCGAGGCCGAGAGCCAGGTCGCCGGGTTTCGTTATTTCAATGTCTACGGCCCCCGGGAGGCGCATAAGAAGACCATGTCCAGCGTGGCCTTTCATTTGAACGGCCAGCTCAACCGTGGTGAAAACCCGCGGCTTTTCAAGGGGACCGACGGGTACGGCAACGGCGAGCAGCGCCGTGATTTTATCTATGTCGGCGATGTGGTGGGGGTGAATCTCTGGTTTCTCGATAATCCCGACCGGTCCGGGATCTTCAATGTCGGCACCGGCCGCAGCCAGCCCTTTAACGATGTGGCCCGGGCGGTGATCGCCTATCACGGCCGGGGTGAAATCGAGTATATTCCCTTTCCGGAGCATCTCCAGGGCAAGTATCAGAACTTCACCGAGGCGGAAATCGGCCGATTGCGGGAGATAGGCTATGATGCGCCCTTCCGTACCGTGGAGCAGGGGGTGGCCGAGTACCTGACCTGGCTCAACGAGATTGATTCGCCCGCCCATTTTTAG
- the rfaE1 gene encoding D-glycero-beta-D-manno-heptose-7-phosphate kinase yields the protein MFESEQQALAAVTSGFTKKTVLVVGDLILDRYLWGDVNRISPESPVPVVQLVHENEVAGGAANVAANLAGLGVVVALAGFVGCDPNRNRLLELLRGEAIDTAAVVALDGWSTITKTRIISGQQQMLRIDRERVPDLKITDQERLLAGIRAKFVAGDVGLVLLSDYAKGVLSDAVCREVIAMARAAGIPVLVDPKGQDYKKYSGATAISPNRLELAAACRTRATELEPLLAAGRELCRELELDFLAVTLSGQGIALVEGELIRRIPALAREVYDVSGAGDTVIAVLAAGLLAGLSRLDALHLANLAAGVVVGKVGTAPIQREELIKSLSAEQALEQSEKICSLPDLLLRVESWRARGERIVFTNGCFDLLHAGHVSYLEKAKRLGHRLVIGLNTDRSVRALKGEGRPIIREGDRARVLAALAAVDAVVLFDQDTPLSLIRAVRPEVLAKGADYTEDQVVGGSEVKAWGGQVALVDLVNGKSSSLIMRSIQGDRDRTV from the coding sequence GTGTTTGAAAGTGAACAACAGGCCCTGGCCGCGGTAACCTCCGGGTTTACGAAAAAGACCGTGCTGGTGGTGGGCGACCTGATCCTGGATCGCTATCTCTGGGGCGATGTCAACCGGATCTCTCCGGAGTCGCCGGTGCCGGTGGTCCAGTTGGTGCACGAAAACGAGGTGGCCGGCGGGGCCGCCAATGTGGCGGCCAATCTCGCCGGACTCGGGGTGGTGGTGGCCCTGGCCGGTTTTGTCGGCTGTGATCCCAATCGCAACCGGCTCCTGGAGTTGCTGCGGGGCGAGGCCATTGACACTGCTGCCGTGGTGGCCCTGGATGGGTGGTCCACGATCACCAAGACCAGGATTATCAGCGGTCAGCAGCAGATGCTGCGCATTGACCGGGAACGGGTTCCTGATCTGAAAATTACGGACCAGGAGCGGCTGCTTGCCGGGATTCGGGCCAAGTTTGTTGCCGGAGACGTCGGCCTGGTGCTGCTTTCCGATTATGCCAAGGGGGTACTCTCCGACGCGGTCTGCCGGGAGGTTATCGCCATGGCCCGGGCCGCGGGGATACCGGTGCTGGTCGATCCCAAGGGCCAGGATTATAAAAAATATTCCGGGGCTACCGCTATTTCGCCCAACCGGTTGGAACTGGCCGCTGCCTGCCGGACCCGGGCAACGGAACTTGAACCGTTGCTGGCCGCGGGCCGGGAGCTGTGCCGGGAACTGGAGCTTGATTTTCTGGCCGTGACCCTGAGCGGTCAGGGCATTGCCCTGGTGGAGGGAGAACTGATCCGGCGGATTCCGGCCCTGGCCCGGGAGGTCTACGATGTCTCCGGCGCCGGTGATACGGTGATTGCGGTACTCGCCGCCGGGCTGCTTGCCGGATTGTCCCGTCTGGATGCACTGCATCTGGCCAATCTGGCCGCCGGGGTGGTGGTGGGCAAGGTCGGCACCGCGCCGATCCAGCGGGAAGAGTTGATCAAATCGCTGTCCGCTGAACAGGCCCTGGAGCAATCGGAAAAGATCTGTTCCCTGCCGGATCTGCTCCTGCGGGTGGAGTCCTGGCGGGCCCGGGGTGAGCGGATCGTGTTTACCAACGGTTGTTTCGATCTCCTCCATGCCGGACATGTCTCCTACCTGGAAAAGGCCAAACGGCTGGGCCATCGCCTGGTAATCGGCTTGAATACCGACCGATCGGTGCGGGCCTTAAAGGGCGAGGGCAGGCCGATCATCCGCGAGGGTGACCGGGCCCGGGTACTGGCGGCCCTGGCTGCGGTGGACGCGGTGGTCCTTTTTGACCAGGACACGCCGCTTTCATTGATTCGCGCGGTGCGGCCGGAGGTGCTTGCCAAGGGCGCGGATTATACCGAGGATCAGGTGGTGGGCGGCAGCGAGGTCAAGGCCTGGGGCGGCCAGGTCGCCCTGGTCGATCTGGTCAACGGCAAGAGTTCTTCGCTGATCATGCGTTCCATCCAGGGGGACAGGGATAGAACCGTTTGA
- a CDS encoding D-sedoheptulose 7-phosphate isomerase, translating to MDSEVSDDRVMAAIDEHCRVIDGLSDLVPVVTEVARSLVTCLQQGGKILWMGNGGSAADAQHLAAELIGRFTRERRALPAIALTTDTSIITALANDYHFDRIFARQIEGLCTPADAVVGISTSGNSANVLAGIKAARDRGAYTVGFAGGLDGGRLKGLADVCIHVPSSVTARVQEAHILIGHILCEMIEAACMEAEGV from the coding sequence ATGGACAGCGAAGTTTCCGATGACCGGGTGATGGCGGCCATTGACGAGCATTGCCGGGTGATTGACGGTTTAAGCGATCTGGTTCCCGTTGTAACCGAGGTGGCCCGCTCCCTTGTCACCTGCCTGCAACAGGGCGGCAAGATCCTGTGGATGGGCAACGGCGGCAGCGCTGCCGATGCCCAGCACCTGGCTGCCGAGTTGATCGGGCGGTTTACCCGCGAACGGAGGGCCTTGCCGGCAATCGCCCTGACCACCGACACCTCGATCATCACTGCCCTGGCCAATGACTACCATTTTGACCGGATATTTGCCCGGCAGATTGAGGGACTGTGTACCCCGGCCGATGCGGTGGTTGGTATCTCCACCTCGGGCAACAGTGCCAATGTGCTGGCCGGGATCAAGGCGGCCCGCGACCGGGGCGCCTATACCGTGGGCTTTGCCGGCGGGCTCGACGGCGGCCGGCTCAAGGGACTGGCGGATGTCTGCATTCATGTCCCCTCTTCCGTCACCGCCAGGGTCCAGGAGGCCCATATCCTTATCGGTCATATCCTCTGCGAGATGATCGAGGCGGCGTGCATGGAGGCGGAAGGTGTTTGA
- a CDS encoding YcaO-like family protein yields the protein MEKRPIRLTDCFKTYTYDQDKVFTPEETVERFLKRLSAVDLDILKEVRRIDNGRLDIPVYFSVTGKDARDIIGNKKQMGKGGTPAQSRASACMELAERFSFFSFIKNPDNFIVDTYPNLKAAGQPLMPLEQLLQSVHDQTTDVVLLEQLLAEVPIQWTWATNLNRREEVLVPYSWFYAINEFNGPSAGNTYEEAICQGICEIVERHVCAVVSHDEVRVPRIDPASARDPVSRELIRKFTRHGIEIYLNDFSLDTGIPTIGAMAVDPSTFPATSEIVYTAGTTPDPEKALIRALTEVAQLAGDFNTKSNYVASGLPKPLAMDEVGYLTHDQPMVDLHSLPNLGDNNMRVEVENCMAALARLGMEVYIINTQHPQLQMSTIYTIVPGAHFRERSRSQNAGLFATKLMAELITDPVESNARLLRARKLLPDAYYIEFFLGRNLLTMGRNDEALAHFERALTLDPLEEDLPYIYSYLGSCLKDLSQYREAIDVLEKGADIDKTRPDLHNMLGFCHFKLGEYETAVTHFTKTVELNPSSAIDYANLGVNYRKLSRNNEAIKYFQLSLSLDPTIEFARDNLEQLLDS from the coding sequence ATGGAAAAGAGACCTATCAGGCTGACGGATTGTTTCAAGACCTATACCTATGATCAGGACAAGGTGTTCACGCCCGAGGAGACCGTGGAGCGGTTTCTGAAGCGACTCAGCGCCGTGGACCTTGATATCTTGAAAGAGGTGCGGCGGATCGACAACGGCCGGTTGGACATTCCGGTCTACTTCAGTGTTACCGGCAAGGATGCCCGGGATATCATCGGCAACAAAAAGCAGATGGGCAAGGGCGGCACCCCGGCCCAATCCCGGGCCAGCGCCTGCATGGAACTGGCCGAGCGGTTCAGCTTTTTCAGTTTTATCAAGAACCCGGACAACTTTATCGTTGACACCTATCCCAATCTCAAGGCCGCGGGGCAGCCGTTGATGCCCCTGGAGCAGCTGCTCCAGTCGGTTCATGACCAGACAACCGATGTCGTCCTGCTTGAGCAGCTCCTGGCCGAGGTGCCTATCCAATGGACCTGGGCCACCAATCTTAATCGCCGGGAGGAGGTGCTGGTTCCCTATTCCTGGTTTTATGCGATCAACGAGTTCAACGGCCCCTCGGCCGGCAATACTTATGAAGAGGCGATTTGTCAGGGGATCTGCGAGATCGTTGAGCGACACGTCTGCGCGGTGGTCAGTCACGATGAGGTGCGGGTGCCGCGGATCGACCCGGCATCGGCCAGGGACCCGGTGTCCCGGGAATTGATCCGCAAGTTCACCCGGCACGGGATTGAGATTTATCTGAACGATTTCTCCCTTGATACCGGGATTCCCACCATCGGCGCCATGGCCGTGGACCCCAGCACCTTTCCGGCCACCAGTGAGATCGTCTACACCGCCGGCACCACCCCGGACCCGGAAAAGGCATTGATCAGGGCCCTGACAGAGGTGGCGCAGCTGGCCGGTGATTTCAACACCAAGTCCAACTATGTGGCCAGCGGTCTGCCCAAGCCCCTGGCAATGGATGAGGTGGGGTATCTCACCCATGACCAGCCGATGGTCGATCTCCACTCCCTGCCCAACCTGGGCGATAACAATATGCGGGTGGAGGTGGAGAACTGCATGGCGGCGTTGGCCAGGCTGGGCATGGAGGTCTATATTATCAACACCCAACATCCGCAGTTGCAGATGTCGACTATTTACACCATTGTACCCGGCGCCCATTTCCGGGAGCGGTCCCGGAGCCAGAACGCCGGTCTCTTCGCAACCAAGCTGATGGCCGAGTTGATCACCGATCCGGTGGAGTCCAATGCGCGGCTGCTCCGGGCCCGGAAACTGTTGCCCGATGCCTATTACATCGAGTTCTTCCTGGGCCGCAACCTCTTGACCATGGGCCGGAACGACGAGGCCCTGGCCCATTTCGAGCGCGCCCTGACCCTTGATCCCCTTGAAGAAGACCTGCCCTACATCTACTCCTACCTGGGCAGCTGTCTCAAGGATCTCTCCCAGTACCGCGAGGCCATCGATGTCCTGGAGAAGGGGGCGGACATTGACAAGACCCGGCCGGATCTGCACAACATGCTCGGCTTCTGCCACTTCAAGCTGGGCGAGTATGAGACCGCGGTGACCCATTTCACCAAGACCGTGGAGCTGAACCCGTCATCGGCCATTGATTATGCCAACCTGGGGGTCAACTACCGGAAGTTGTCCCGGAACAATGAGGCGATCAAATATTTTCAGCTCTCTTTGTCCCTGGATCCGACCATCGAGTTTGCCAGGGACAACCTCGAACAGCTGCTGGATTCGTAG
- the tsaE gene encoding tRNA (adenosine(37)-N6)-threonylcarbamoyltransferase complex ATPase subunit type 1 TsaE: protein MDTPETKTLKLSSLEHTLALGRRLGRQALPGDVITLAGGLGAGKTTLTQAIGRGAGVAESCYITSPSFSLIHEYPGRLPLFHIDLYRLAGEEELDDLGFEEYFYGAGLTVVEWPERLGSLIPAERLHIELEIVNPAARIARLTAYGPAWEKRLAEPGLIV, encoded by the coding sequence ATGGATACACCTGAAACAAAAACATTGAAGCTGTCCAGCCTGGAGCATACCCTGGCATTGGGCCGCCGGCTCGGCCGGCAGGCCTTGCCCGGTGACGTGATCACCCTGGCCGGCGGGCTGGGCGCGGGCAAGACCACCCTGACCCAGGCCATTGGCCGCGGCGCCGGGGTGGCGGAGTCATGTTACATTACCAGCCCCAGTTTCAGTCTGATCCATGAGTATCCAGGGCGGCTGCCCCTTTTTCACATCGATCTCTACCGGTTGGCCGGGGAGGAGGAACTGGATGATCTCGGTTTTGAGGAGTATTTCTACGGCGCCGGGTTGACCGTGGTGGAGTGGCCGGAACGGCTCGGTTCATTGATACCGGCTGAACGGCTCCATATTGAACTGGAAATAGTCAACCCGGCGGCCCGGATCGCCAGGTTGACCGCTTACGGTCCGGCCTGGGAAAAAAGATTAGCGGAACCTGGGCTGATAGTATAA